Genomic window (Catenuloplanes indicus):
CTGCACGTGGCCGCAACCGGCCGTGTCGACCCGTACGCCGCGCAGCTGCTCGCACTCCCGTACGCAGATCGTGACGGATACCGGGACGAGTGGCGGCCCGCGTGACCGCACAGTGGCTCGTTACCCTCGACCTGGCCGCGACGTACCTGGCCCAGTCGTTCGGGCAGGACGTCACCGAGGAGCGCATCCGCCAGTGGATCAGCCGCAGCAAGACGCCCGCGAACCCGGAGGGCGTCCCACGGCGAGGCTCCGAAGGCCGGCGCGCGCTCTACGACCTCCGAGACCTCATCACGCTCGCGGAGACACGACTTACCGGTACGGGATAACACAGCTTGACACCAGCCAGGACCAGGTGTCACAGTTCATTTCGATGTTGGCGGTTCATGC
Coding sequences:
- a CDS encoding DUF6221 family protein, giving the protein MAATGRVDPYAAQLLALPYADRDGYRDEWRPA